A genomic segment from Terriglobia bacterium encodes:
- a CDS encoding GatB/YqeY domain-containing protein → MSLKDRIGEDMKAAMKSGEKDRLGVLRMMRAKVLEVEVASREKQGRDHQATDVEVVEALSSYAKQRKDSIEAFRQAGREDLASREQIELAIVREYLPRPLTDDEVRAIVVEAIAEAGAKSAKDMGAVMKLVMPRVKGSADGKKVQEIVRSLLA, encoded by the coding sequence ATGAGCCTCAAGGACCGGATCGGCGAGGACATGAAGGCGGCGATGAAGTCCGGGGAGAAGGACCGCCTCGGCGTCCTGCGGATGATGCGGGCGAAGGTGCTCGAGGTCGAAGTCGCGTCGCGGGAGAAGCAGGGACGGGACCACCAGGCGACCGACGTCGAGGTCGTCGAGGCCCTCTCGTCGTACGCGAAGCAGCGGAAGGACTCGATCGAGGCGTTCCGTCAGGCCGGGCGCGAGGACCTCGCCTCCCGGGAGCAGATCGAGCTCGCGATCGTCCGCGAGTACCTGCCGCGCCCGCTCACGGACGACGAGGTCCGGGCGATCGTCGTCGAGGCGATCGCGGAGGCGGGCGCGAAATCGGCGAAGGACATGGGCGCCGTGATGAAGCTCGTGATGCCCCGCGTGAAGGGGAGCGCGGACGGGAAGAAGGTCCAGGAGATCGTCCGCTCGCTGCTCGCCTGA